The Mycoplasmopsis columbinasalis genomic interval TATACCCAGGATATTTTTGATAGAGTCCCCCCTTTAAAATAATTAGAAATAGCTATTTTTTATTTTTTAGTTTATTCTAACTATTTTTTTGTTGCTTTTAAATCAACCGATTGCCTTGTGCAGTTGCTTTTAGTTATTTACAAGACAAGGAGAAATATGTCGCAGAAAATTAATTCGCAACACATTATTGAACTCAAAGGTGTTGTTAAAGAATTTGATGATAAATTAGTGCTTGACCATGTTGACTTAAAAATTAACCGTGGTGAATTTGTTACCTTGCTTGGACCTTCAGGTTCTGGTAAAACTACTATTCTTAGATTGATTGCGGGTTTTGAATGAGCAACTCGTGGTGAAATTAAATTTAACGGTTTAGACATTAAAGACCTACCAGCTCACGCTCGTGATCTTTCAACCATTTTCCAAGACTATGCACTTTTTCCTCACTTAAATGTTGAAGGAAACATTAAGTATGGTTTGATGCTCAAAAGAAAACCAAAAGAAACCATTGCTCCTGAACTTTATGATTTATTAAAACAAAAACAAGCAATGTGAAAAGAAAGAGCAAAAGCCGAAATGGCTAAGCTTGATGTCATTCAAAAAACATACTTGCAAGAGATGTCAAAGTTCAAGCCAACTAGCTACCAATACAAAAAACGTCAAAAATGACTTGACGAATCAGACTTTAAATATTCATACTGAGAATACTATTCAAACTTACAAACCGAAAAGTTTGAGAAAAAATACTTAACTAGAAAACTTACTAAGCAAGAAATTAACGATGAAGTGGCAAAAATTGTGCATTTAGTCGGTCTTGAAGGTAGCGAGAAAAAAGCCATCAGCGAACTTTCAGGTGGAATGAAACAAAGAGTTGCCCTTGCTCGTTCATTGGTTATCGAGCCTGCCATCTTGCTTTTAGACGAACCTCTTAGTGCACTTGATGCCAAAATTCGTCAAAAGATGCAAATTTTATTGAAAGATATCCAACGTAAACTTGGTCTTACTTTTATTTTTGTTACCCACGACCAAGACGAAGCCCTTGAACTTTCGGACAGAGTAGCAATCGTGCGTGATGGAAAAATTGAACAATATGACACACCAAAAGCAATTTATGACTACCCAATTAACAAGTGAATTGCAAACTTTATTGGTGATTCAAATATTTTCAATGGTGTTTTTCACGCTGACGGAACTGTAACTTTCCTTGATAATAAAACTTACAAAACTATTCACGAAGCGAGAGAATTTTCAGATGGACAAGAAGTTGATGTGTTGATTCGTCCGGAAGACATTGACGTTTTGGATACAAATCGTGAACAAAACGACCGCTTACTTGGTACTATTCTCGAATCTTCATACCGTGGTAGTTACTACTATTTAAAAATTCAATTATCATCAAAACACATAATTTATGTGGAAACTGCAAAAAACTTTGCAGTTGGCGAAAAAGTTTATTTAAGCTGAACAATCGATTCGATTCACCTAATGCACAAAGACAAAAAGTGAGATTACACTAAAGATGAAAACCACCAAACTGGTGAGTAAACTCGCTTTAAATCGTCGTTTAGCTTTATTAATTCCTTTTGCCATTATTGCAATCTTTTTCATCATCTTGCCAATTATTTTAATTTTAGTTAATGCTCTTACTGCGCATGATGATTTTGATGCTTGGTCATTAGTTAAAGATAACTCAACCTGAGTAAAAATCGGACGTAGTTTAAAAATTGGAATTTTAAGTTCAATTATTTGCTTGTTCCTTGGTTTTCCTTATGCGTACTTAATTGCACGGAGCAAAAATCCTTACTTACCAATTTATGGAATGAGTTTGATTATTAGTCCAATGATCATTTTCACCATTGCTCGTATTTATGCAATTAGAGGCTTTTTCCTCTCAATAGTGGCTGACGAAAACACCTTGAATGCCGAATGATTTATGGTTTTGGCTTTAACTTACCTTAACTTACCATTTATGATTATGCCTTTATATTCAGTGTTTCGTGATATGCCTAACAACATTTTGGAAGCAAGTGAAGACTTAGGTTACAATAAATTTCAAACTTTAATTAAAGTAGTAATTCCCTACTCACTCAAAGCAATTATTAGTGGTTTTGGTTTAATTTTTCTTTCTTCAGCAACCAACTTTGTAATTAGTGACAAGTTGTTGCCAAATAAAAACCAACTCCAAATGATTGGTTCAGTGATTAATGATTTTTCAGTAGCGTCAAATAAATTTGCCTTGGCGCGTGGTAGTGCGCTTGTGCTTATTGTGTCGGCAATTTTCATTGGCGCCTACGCTTTGATTCAATACTTACCAAAGTTAATTTCAAAATTTAACAAGAGAGGATGAAAATATGAATAGATTTTTTGCCTTTCTTAAACACTCATATGTGTACTTGATTTTAATTTTTACTTACATTCCCCTTTTGTTTGCAGTAATTTTTTCATTCAACAAACCTAGTGAAAAGGGCTTTCTTAGTTTTAGTTTTAATTCCTTTTCAAATGATGCTTACAATAATTTGTTTGCCGACGGACGCGACACAGCGTTGTTAAATAGTTTTATTATTGCGCTTTGCACCGCGATTTTGGTGGTTTCTATTTCACTTGTGACAGTTTATGCAATGTGAAAACAACGTAACAAAAAATACGGTGCTGTAGTTAAAAGTATTAACAATATTCCTTTAATTAACCCTGACAACATTACTGCCATTGGTTTAGTACTTGTGTTTTCAATTTTATTTGGATCACTTGCTGCTACGAGTGAAGGTTTATTTAGAGGAATCGTTGGCCACGCCATCATGGCACTTCCTTACGGTGTAACTCTAATGTATCCTCGCAGCGAAAAATTTAATCGTTCTTTACTCGAGGCTTCGCAAGATTTAGGTTACAACAAATTTAAATCATGATTTAAAACTTATTTTGTGTACATGTTACCAGTAATTATTTTTGCGGGTACAGTTGCTGCAATTCTTTCGTTCGATGACTTTATTATTTTGCGTACAATCACTAACACATCAACTTTAGGTACCAAACTTTACGAAGGTGAATTCCAAGTGTGAGCCTTAGCGCTTGGTTCAGTGTTAATGTTTATTACTATTGCCGGCAACGCAATTTACATCTGAAGAAAAGCACATTTAGTCAAAAAAGCTAAAAAAATTAAAAATGCACAGAAAAAAGGTGGCCACAATGAGTAAATGAAAGAGTTTTACGAATTTTGTCAAAAGCAAAATACTCACCAAAACAGTAGGTTATTCAGCTTTAGGTGCTGTTACTGCCGCTTCACTCATTGGCGCTCTTTCATACAAAGTAAGCGCTCCCTTTAAACCTAGTTTTTACAACTACAAACAATATATTTCTGACGAAGTAAGAGATGTTATTTCTAAACACTTTGACTTTAAAGAATTTGACACTTTGAATCAGTTCACTAACGCAATTTTAACTAGAAAAGCTGTGGCAGGAATTGGTTCAGACTCGCAAGCTGTGACTTTAATTCAAAAAGGTCAGTTACAAAAATTAAATTTCCATAAACTTTTCCCACAACTTATCAGTGAAGAAGAAACCAAAGACGATAATTTAGTAGCACAAAAACTCAAAAGCGTGTACAGCGAATCAGTGTGAGAACACTTACAAGCCTATGATAAAGACTTAACGGTCGATGACACTGGTAAAAAATATGATGGACCACAACGTCACTTGTGACAATACTTTGTACCGTATTTTGTACAAGATATGGTAGTAGCCTACAATCCTGCTAAAGTTTTAAATCGCAAAAACAAGGGTTCAGTTGCTTATGATGCTAATATGGACTTTAAGCAAATTTACGAATTTGACCGCAAAATTATCAGTGACTTAATTTCTACTGAACAGCAAAATGATCCTAAATGAAACGGGCGTGAGTTTTCACTTTATAGTATTCTCAAAGTTTTACGTGCAAATGGCTTTGAAAATATGGAAGCAACTGATGCGGTGCGTGACAATATGGTTTACGGATCTGCCTTTAAAAAAGATGCGAACAACAACTACACTGATATTTATCAAACTGGTGAAGCTGATAATTTTTCAAGTCAAACCTCATATTCATCATTTAAACAACTCATCGATCAGTACAAAGATTTAATTGAAAGTGCTACTGGTTATTCGCTCCAAGATCCACACATTAATTTCATTGGTAGTGGTGGTGAGTTAGTTGACAAAATTAGTGATCCAACTACAGCAATTGACTTTGGTACTATTTACAACGGCGATGCTTTTGATGCTTATTTTGCTAATGACAACCACTCAAATGCTCGTGATGGTCAAATTCGTTACTTGCGCCCTAAAAATAACTTAGTTCTTGTTGATGGTTTTATTATTGTTAACGGTATTAATGATGAATTCACCGAAAAGGCCTATGAAGTAGCAAAAAACAGCTTCATTAATGGCATTGATGACGCTGACTGGAGCGATAATAGCGAAGATGAAAATCCTGAAGATTATCTTGCTTACGTGAACTTTGACACAGTTGGTTATACGCCGGCTTACAAACAATTAATTAATTATGTCAAAGAAAATTATTTTACTGGTTATATTGATCCTGAGGCGCAAGAGGCAGAAGCACGGGCAAAAGGTGAAGAAATTAATCCAGAAACAAGTTGAGTTTTACACGAAGGCAACAAATTAACACCAGAAGAATGAAAGCAAGCTTTAGAATATGAATCACACTATATTCAAGGCTTATTTGACATTACAAGCCATTATACAATTTGAATGCCAGGTACCACCGACCCAATTCATTTTCCTGAAAAACAAACCAATGAGTACACTTATACTGTAAAACATTCAGACATTAAACCAGTTAGTGCACGAACTTTAACTGATATCGAAGCTTATTGAAGTCAAAAAATAAAAAAATAAAAAAGAACCTCTTTCTGGTTCTTTTTTATTGCTTTCTGTTTAAAGAATAGGTTTATTGTCAGTTGGTGCTTTTTGATAATCTGGGGTCTCAGCAATTTTTTTCATAGCCTCGTAGAATTTTTTGAACTCACCATATCCATATGGTTCAGCTCAACCACCGTATTCTGCATTGCCAGGAATCATTACGTATGCTTGATTATAACTAAGATTCTTTCAGAATTTTTTAGGATCTTTTAACTTATTCTTGTCGTCAAAATCATCTTTTTGTGCGCTTTCATAGTCAAAGCTAAGTCCTTTGCTACCACCAAGAGCAAATAGTTTCATAAGAGCACCATTTGTTTCTTCAAGGTACACTTTTTTTCTGTCTTCATTTGAAAGTCCCTTAGTTCTACGATCAAAGAAGTCATTAAAGTTGTCGCCGATTTTCATAACGACTTTAAGTTTTACATTTTTACCAGATTTGTTATCTGTTTGGTTAAAATCTCAACCATTAGTGTTGTTGTCGACAGCGTTCATTCTGTCGTTTTTGTAGATCGAGCGACCAATTGCTTCAGCAACTTTTCAGTTTTCTCATGCTTTTCAAGGTGTCTTGTTGAATTCTTTGGTAAAAGTTGTATTTTTAGCAAGCGCTTTAGCCTCATCAGCACTTAGATTTTTTGTTTTTTCATCAGTTAGGTCAGCTGCGTTTTTCGGTGTATATGGCATTGCGCCACGCATTCAGAATTGAAAGTCTGCTACGTATTTGACGCCTAAAGCCTTAAGATTCTTCTTTATACCTTCAAGAGTTGTTTTTGACAAGTTAGTATCTGAGTTATACATTACCAAAGCACCATGTTCTTGCGTGTAGTTAATAAAGTCAACAGCACCAGGCACTTCGCGTCTGAAACCTTTTGCATCAAAAGTTTCTTTTACTTCAGTTTTGAAACCACCATTAAGCATTGCGTATGCTTCAGTGTAATCATTTTGTAAGACAGTTTCATCGATATCCATAAAAACAACTGGAATGACTTTGTCAGATGCAGGGTCGTCAACTTTTTGAGCTGTGTTGAAGTTTTGACTCCAGTCGAATTGAACAATTGAATCAGTTGACTCAGGTGTTGAAACTGTAT includes:
- a CDS encoding ABC transporter ATP-binding protein; the protein is MSQKINSQHIIELKGVVKEFDDKLVLDHVDLKINRGEFVTLLGPSGSGKTTILRLIAGFEWATRGEIKFNGLDIKDLPAHARDLSTIFQDYALFPHLNVEGNIKYGLMLKRKPKETIAPELYDLLKQKQAMWKERAKAEMAKLDVIQKTYLQEMSKFKPTSYQYKKRQKWLDESDFKYSYWEYYSNLQTEKFEKKYLTRKLTKQEINDEVAKIVHLVGLEGSEKKAISELSGGMKQRVALARSLVIEPAILLLDEPLSALDAKIRQKMQILLKDIQRKLGLTFIFVTHDQDEALELSDRVAIVRDGKIEQYDTPKAIYDYPINKWIANFIGDSNIFNGVFHADGTVTFLDNKTYKTIHEAREFSDGQEVDVLIRPEDIDVLDTNREQNDRLLGTILESSYRGSYYYLKIQLSSKHIIYVETAKNFAVGEKVYLSWTIDSIHLMHKDKKWDYTKDENHQTGE
- a CDS encoding ABC transporter permease, which codes for MKTTKLVSKLALNRRLALLIPFAIIAIFFIILPIILILVNALTAHDDFDAWSLVKDNSTWVKIGRSLKIGILSSIICLFLGFPYAYLIARSKNPYLPIYGMSLIISPMIIFTIARIYAIRGFFLSIVADENTLNAEWFMVLALTYLNLPFMIMPLYSVFRDMPNNILEASEDLGYNKFQTLIKVVIPYSLKAIISGFGLIFLSSATNFVISDKLLPNKNQLQMIGSVINDFSVASNKFALARGSALVLIVSAIFIGAYALIQYLPKLISKFNKRGWKYE
- a CDS encoding ABC transporter permease, which gives rise to MNRFFAFLKHSYVYLILIFTYIPLLFAVIFSFNKPSEKGFLSFSFNSFSNDAYNNLFADGRDTALLNSFIIALCTAILVVSISLVTVYAMWKQRNKKYGAVVKSINNIPLINPDNITAIGLVLVFSILFGSLAATSEGLFRGIVGHAIMALPYGVTLMYPRSEKFNRSLLEASQDLGYNKFKSWFKTYFVYMLPVIIFAGTVAAILSFDDFIILRTITNTSTLGTKLYEGEFQVWALALGSVLMFITIAGNAIYIWRKAHLVKKAKKIKNAQKKGGHNE
- a CDS encoding type 2 periplasmic-binding domain-containing protein; this encodes MSKWKSFTNFVKSKILTKTVGYSALGAVTAASLIGALSYKVSAPFKPSFYNYKQYISDEVRDVISKHFDFKEFDTLNQFTNAILTRKAVAGIGSDSQAVTLIQKGQLQKLNFHKLFPQLISEEETKDDNLVAQKLKSVYSESVWEHLQAYDKDLTVDDTGKKYDGPQRHLWQYFVPYFVQDMVVAYNPAKVLNRKNKGSVAYDANMDFKQIYEFDRKIISDLISTEQQNDPKWNGREFSLYSILKVLRANGFENMEATDAVRDNMVYGSAFKKDANNNYTDIYQTGEADNFSSQTSYSSFKQLIDQYKDLIESATGYSLQDPHINFIGSGGELVDKISDPTTAIDFGTIYNGDAFDAYFANDNHSNARDGQIRYLRPKNNLVLVDGFIIVNGINDEFTEKAYEVAKNSFINGIDDADWSDNSEDENPEDYLAYVNFDTVGYTPAYKQLINYVKENYFTGYIDPEAQEAEARAKGEEINPETSWVLHEGNKLTPEEWKQALEYESHYIQGLFDITSHYTIWMPGTTDPIHFPEKQTNEYTYTVKHSDIKPVSARTLTDIEAYWSQKIKK
- a CDS encoding HAD family acid phosphatase, yielding MKFKKLILTGSTVLAGALPFTMIACNNSKPDQDINAQFASLSNDEKKRFITDAISEFELENDAKADLINTILKDAGTYGAVIWYIKSVESYLGKVQAYEQAKFGLDNLRKPADTVSTPESTDSIVQFDWSQNFNTAQKVDDPASDKVIPVVFMDIDETVLQNDYTEAYAMLNGGFKTEVKETFDAKGFRREVPGAVDFINYTQEHGALVMYNSDTNLSKTTLEGIKKNLKALGVKYVADFQFWMRGAMPYTPKNAADLTDEKTKNLSADEAKALAKNTTFTKEFNKTPWKAWENWKVAEAIGRSIYKNDRMNAVDNNTNGWDFNQTDNKSGKNVKLKVVMKIGDNFNDFFDRRTKGLSNEDRKKVYLEETNGALMKLFALGGSKGLSFDYESAQKDDFDDKNKLKDPKKFWKNLSYNQAYVMIPGNAEYGGWAEPYGYGEFKKFYEAMKKIAETPDYQKAPTDNKPIL